AAGACAATATTTTCTGTGATCAAAGGTCCAAACATAATTGATTGCATCTCTCTTAACCTAACTAAATCACAATTGCTTCAGAAAGTAATAATCATTCAGAAACAACTGCATCAGTGCCATTTAAAGTTAACAAATCTTTGACTTAACAGCAGATGGAGAAAAGCCACCACACATCAGTTTTAAGTAAATTTCTCCAGTAGGCGCTCTCATGAAAACCATATCCTTCTAAATCCACGTCCAACCCTTGGAGCGCCAGATGCTCTCCTAGAAGACGACCACAGCTCTGTTGCATTGGTTTCTTCTGTATCGGTTGTCTGATTTTCGCCACCAGAAAATGCAGGAACATCATTAATTATAACAGCCATATTAGAAGGAATTTCTGAAGAACTGCTTACAGCTGCCGTATCTGAAGTTTGGCTTTCAACTTGTGAAATATCAGCCAGAACTGAAGACGCAACAGCGTTATCAACATTTTGAGATTGTTGACGGGTAATTCTCCACGGAAAAGAATTACCATATGTCTCAAGGTCGTCAACTAATCTTTCAGCAGAATCCAATGCTGATGTAAGTGAAGAGAATGAAGCAGACCCTTGTACTAATTGTCTTGAAAAGTCCACAGCATCACGTTGTTGGCTGCTCAATGGCTCATTTTCATATTGGTTAAGCACAGAACTGGTTCTGTCTTCAACGCTGCCAACAATATTAGTCAGCAGCTGAATTCTTTCTTCGATCCGAGGTGGTAATGGTAGTCCTCGATTAATCCGACACTGCCTTTTGCTCTCAGACCTTTTGGCCCGGGGCCTAGGAGGAAACTCCAAACCTGACTCCTTCGACTTGCGAGAATAGTTGCTATCCCCACTACCATAAATTGGAACCAAAGCGGACTCCACCACTTCTCCTGCACAAACAGGGCATTCCTTTACATTACTATGCTCATAAGGCAAGTGATAAAAGCATGGCCAGCAAAACAAATGACCACAGCAGGTTAGGATAGGCTCCATGGCCATTTCCAAGCATATATTGCAATCATAAAAGTCTCCACTGCGAAGTCCCCCAATGCTCTCATTCGGGTCAGTGGCAAGAGCCTTGGCAATCAACTCAGTACAATTCCTTTTGTTGCCTTTAACACTCTCTATAGGACTTTCTTGAACTACACTAGGATCATCCACACTATACAACATGGTGCTGCTTCGAGCAACATCTGATGCAGGTTGTATAGAAGCTACATCAATGGTTGAAGGTGAAATATGGGTTTGATGTTGCCTACGACGTTCCCTAGCTCTCGAGGTAACCGCCTCTAATTGTCTGATTCGTTCTTCGATACGACCTTGGGCGGTCTCTAACTCATTCAGTATAGATTCCACACCATGCCATGAATACTGGGGTTGGTCCAAAggttcaaaattcaaatcaagaTCCATTATATCTTCCCTTTCCATCGTTAAAAGAAACAAAATCTTGGAAGCAGCCTCTTCACTTCCACCAAAAGCTTCTCTACTTTTTCTCTTTGAAGTTTCCCATACCCAAAAATTCCACTGCAGTGCATATAACACAGTCGGTAAGAAAAATTACTCATACATGCTATACTACGTTCTTGCACAGTATTcacaccaatatatatatatatatatatatatatattaaaagaacccaataataaaaattgaaaaataataaatacagataaaaatgaaaaatgacaaaaaattaTGAAAACGTATAGATCTTAATAAGAGAATCACAGGGGTTTTAATCTCAATAAAGGAGacaaatataaaaattatattacaaaaaaaaaattaggaaagGGTGGGGCGATTAAAAAATATGGGGGCTCAATTGAGAACCTTACTGTACGGAAAAGAGGCTCAGGATCCGTCGAGATGTGGATGAAGATCAGAAATATGAGAATTTGAGAATAGATTTAGATAATCCCAATTCACGCAACCAAAACCCTCGTCCATGCCTCTGCTTCTTATAGATTTTCTTTGGTAAGGAAAAAGCTGAGAAATGATGAAAAATGAAAAGAGGGGAATGAAGAGAAAGGTGCGGAGAAGCCGTTCTAGGACCTTTGCATCGTTACTGACGGTAGCCAGCCAGGTACGTAGCAAGTCAATCTTACACCATACGACGTCGCTTTGCTATTTGtttcttatatataaaatatttaattaattaattgttttcAATTTAAATTATTGGAATGATTTCATTTGAGGTATGTGTTCTAGTAGAGGGGTACACAAAGCCGTCTCCCCAAAACAATCTGCCTACATCGCACTAACCCACACCAAATCGCACTATTGTAATATACACGTTCTTCTTCACAGTGTAGTGTGGATTGTGGGTTGTATTTTTCTCCATTAGTGCTGTGTGCTGCTAGATGTTTGAAATTCTATAATTGTGTTTCAAACTGCACTCCACCACATTATTagagaaatatattattattttttaattaatttcaccTGTAGACACCCCTAATATATTGAATGAAAGTTCTCTCTCAATTAGTGTGATAATATCCCTTACATGATACTGTGTAAAACTACATAAAAATAAATCGATGCCAATTatacaaataaattttgaaatgtgttataaaagtgtcttattaaaataaataaaaattttactaATTTGTTATCATGTGTTTTACTGGAATATAGCTTTGATACCTTCTAATATGAATAATACTAATATAGTACCATGAATttgataaatcaaaattaaattatAACTTGAGCTCAAATTTGATCACAAATGACCGGGTACTAAATGAGTATATTCTCATGAATATCAGGGTACCATGTTATACTAATTTTTAAATTATCGGGTACCCAATTATTATTATCGATAACATATCATaccattttatattaattttcaaattacagAGTATTTGATGATCATTATCAAGAACACAGAGTACCAAAGctatattttgttaaaatatATGGTACCAAATAAGTACCCacacaaataaaaataatgtattaAAATGTACAATATTGTTTTTGTTTCCTATTATTGTAATAatgattaaaattttattaagaataaaaatcCAGATTAAATGGCTTTGGATTGAACTTAGAGAAAATTACATCACACAACCATTTTgacattttatttacaaaaataaagtTAGCAATTTTAATTACACTAATGTGTGTCATGTatcaaatttaacaattattttatttcaaatattACTAACTACTTAAGTATAGTGGGAGTAAAAGTCATATCCACGAGAACTATTaattcaatttatcattcaaaaaTCAAGAAGTTAACGAAAATAGGTTTTGAGAATTTCATAATaaaaaagaaacaagaaaaacTTTAAAATGAATTGAATAACAAAAGATAGTTAAGAGGTCATTCTCTACCACAAAACATTCATACAagcaattaataaaattattgaatCATATTCCTTACCAAATTACCAACTGTAGATAATATAAAACCGTCATTATCCGAATCactcaatataattaattaaaacaaacgtTCTTAATTTATTATATTCATTAAATAACCTAAAGGTAAATACCAAAGATTTAATATAACGAAAGCATTACGTTCTATGGAGATATGTTAATCTAAGCAATAAATCCATAAACatacaattcatttaacctaagtTATATTCTTCATCATAATTAAAACCAACTTCAACATTAATCTCAATTACAATTTATCACTCAAAACCTAGAATTTTAAACGAATGATTAGGTCAATAGAAACCCTAAGATTAAAATAATTAGGCGAATGATCAGTGGCCATCTAAAtaagattaaaataataatcataaaattaagCATAGAAGAATATAAGCAATTTGACATACGAGAATACAAGAATagtgaaaattattaaaaacaagaAATCATGTTGAGGGATTTGAAATCACCCTTAAAAATAAGCacaagaataaaaataaaataaaattttactaaGAGAAAAAGTGTAGAAAGAATGTctctccaagagagagagagagagagagagttcttaaATTGAGATTGAACACCTCTATTTATAATAGTctcacaataaataaaaataattcaaataaaatttaaaatctaaatctTAAACTAATAGATATTAATTTTCTTTCAATATTTGTGTGATAtctccaatttcatatttttgtagAAAAATACCAGTGCCAATTTGTtgcaaaatcaaaattaaatatcttgtattttcgTGTAAATGAGTACTTGAAAAGAACTATCTCACTCGTGGGTACGCCACACTCTTCCCATTGGGTCGTGGGCTTCAAACACAGCTAAAGAGAGTGAAACAAGAGAAAAGACTGATTCAAATGGTACCCACATCGTTTTGTTGAAAAAGGTTGTTGACACCACCGGGCCCACATGTTGGGAAACTATTTTCCTGAGTGCGCAGCGAAATGCGATATATGGTCCaattaattacaaattttttatatatacgatcatatgatttatatatattagtctaacaaaagaagaaatacatcttgaagtctatcaagtttCCTTGTTGTCTTCTAGTATAATAAACGATCATCTTATCCAAGCACGCaagactcacaccaaagtcttcTAGACCATAATCTCAACACAACagaacgtgtgtgggcatgtagagaTTTAATAGGACAATCCAGGACTCCattgatattctcaacacatgacatCAATAGAGTTTGTGTAAAGAGAAGGTttgaaacaatttttttttctctctttatttttatcTCTGAGAAAAATCTTTATTTTTCTCTCTCACAAAACTCTCTCTTTCAGTCAGACTGAATATCACGATCtatttttttagagagaaatataataatatatatttatgttagtCATCTAgggttttattaattaaaataaatttaattaataataataaaataagatagAAAAATTACCACAGTGCTCCTGACACTTGGTCTGAGCCAGTCACAATAACCGTCATGTAGATCTTGTACAGTTACAAGACATATTTTTGTTAGGTttggtgccctaaaagcatgtcaaaatacatttttatttatttaaataaaattaaaattttattattttttattatcaaaattattgtttgaataatttatacataaatattagaaaaattaatattcatttatgagaatatgattgATTAACCTCAAAATTGGACACGATGGCGTGTCGTATAAATAGGACACGTGGCAGTAAAGAATTGGCAAGGACTGGTCGAAATACATGAGCTGCTCGAGTGTGCTCTATCAACACGAAAGGAGCTATCACCTTGAGGAGATTGAATTGCACAAACATTGCTGGTCAAACATAATAGCTTGCTCGAATATCTACTGACCACTTAAGGCTGCTCGAAGATGGATCATGCTCGTAGGACGTGTTAGATAACAAGATTGATCCTTATTTCAAGGGATATTTATGTACCCAATATTtaaatgtatcttttgttttattttaaatatgtaaTTAATTGTGACAATCCCACACTACACGTGTAGGGCCTAAATCATGTTTGTAAGGCCCATGGCCCACTaagggactctataaatagatatCCCTCACAGTCATAATTTGTTGATGCGTactttacatacaaaatctcTTTCGAATTTTATTCTACCTTAGGCTTAGGAAATTCAGTTGAACcttgttcttcttgatcttgagtctgAAACCTTCTTgtttaataaaagtgcaagtggacgtaggtcattaccaactcttggggccgaaccaataattttttttgtgtCATTTTACTTGAATTCAActctttaaattatttattgtcaTTCAAATTGActtagtgtcgttgaccaaaatgttggtcaacattttggtgctttcattgagagttgaaatcCAAGAATCGTAACTCACCAATCTATCTGAATCAATGGCTATCACTACTAGAAGCCAAAGCCAGGAATCACAAGGGGGAAACATCACTACTGGACCACATGATCGCCCTTTGAGCAGTCAAATTCCCTCTCTGCACACTGGTCAGTAAGTTCCTCCATCTTGAAACCTACCTCCACGAGGAGCAATTGGGCATGACGAGCCCCACATGGACTTAGGGGAAGACCCCAACCCTGATATTAAGTAGTTGAAGGAAGTTGTGGGACAAATGCAAGAGCAGTTTGCTTCCATGCATGAGAATCAGGCATCAGCCTAAGAAGTTGTAGCTGAAGCCTTGAACAAGCAGAGGCAAGACTTTCAAGCCTGGATGGATTAGGGGCAACAAGCTCTTGAAGCTCAACAAGAAGAATTTGATCGTTATAATACTGAAGTAGCAAGGCTCAACTAGTGACCCTCAATTTGAGAACAATGGTTGAGCAAATGCTGAAACTCATCAAACTAGTGCCTGGAACCATAAATTCCTGGGATGCATTTTTGAGGCTATCCTACTCATAGTATTTTGCTGCTTAAACTCTGCCATCCGAGCTCAATGACCTTGTTGACATTAAACAAGGATCCAACAAGCCCCTTAAAGATTATGTGCAGCGTTTCATGCAAGAAGTTGTTCGCTCTAAGACAGTCAGTGATGATGGAAAACCGATGCCCATCATGTCTGgaatgttgggaaaacttatacaagatcttaattattttcatgtaaatcatatattaaacacactaatataagataacctagaacatgtttctacaattgaatttaaacagaggtaatgataagaacacttacattatacgtaaCAGAATGAATGAGtacttcctttagtttctctaacccttgaatcctt
The Humulus lupulus chromosome 6, drHumLupu1.1, whole genome shotgun sequence DNA segment above includes these coding regions:
- the LOC133782274 gene encoding uncharacterized protein LOC133782274, whose amino-acid sequence is MEREDIMDLDLNFEPLDQPQYSWHGVESILNELETAQGRIEERIRQLEAVTSRARERRRQHQTHISPSTIDVASIQPASDVARSSTMLYSVDDPSVVQESPIESVKGNKRNCTELIAKALATDPNESIGGLRSGDFYDCNICLEMAMEPILTCCGHLFCWPCFYHLPYEHSNVKECPVCAGEVVESALVPIYGSGDSNYSRKSKESGLEFPPRPRAKRSESKRQCRINRGLPLPPRIEERIQLLTNIVGSVEDRTSSVLNQYENEPLSSQQRDAVDFSRQLVQGSASFSSLTSALDSAERLVDDLETYGNSFPWRITRQQSQNVDNAVASSVLADISQVESQTSDTAAVSSSSEIPSNMAVIINDVPAFSGGENQTTDTEETNATELWSSSRRASGAPRVGRGFRRIWFS